A window of Comamonadaceae bacterium OTU4NAUVB1 contains these coding sequences:
- a CDS encoding TetR/AcrR family transcriptional regulator codes for MARVPRQIGTAARDDRPAQPAATGRHGPDRTVLGSYHHGDLRAALLAAAEAELVEAGLAGFSLRGTARRAQVSHGAPAHHFANADALLGALADAGFARLAERMARDMAAAGAAPRQRLAAAGRAYIAFAQAHPQLFRLMFFGGRPQRLAGACTDGAGASDAPVEAFGLLRGCVEAVMEPTASATAIAAGITASWGLVHGIANLLIEDAMGFMAPLDAGQRQAVIDDALERLIGAFERAA; via the coding sequence ATGGCACGCGTTCCACGACAGATCGGCACGGCCGCGCGCGACGACCGGCCGGCCCAGCCCGCCGCAACCGGCCGACACGGCCCGGACCGGACCGTGTTGGGCAGCTACCACCACGGCGACCTCCGTGCGGCCCTGCTCGCCGCCGCGGAAGCGGAACTGGTCGAGGCCGGGCTAGCCGGGTTCTCGCTGCGCGGCACAGCGCGGCGCGCGCAGGTGAGCCACGGCGCGCCGGCGCACCACTTCGCCAACGCCGACGCCCTCCTCGGCGCGCTGGCCGATGCCGGCTTCGCCCGCCTCGCCGAGCGGATGGCGCGGGACATGGCGGCGGCCGGCGCGGCGCCACGGCAGCGCCTGGCGGCGGCAGGACGCGCCTACATCGCCTTCGCGCAGGCGCATCCGCAGCTCTTCCGACTGATGTTCTTCGGCGGACGGCCGCAGCGGCTCGCCGGCGCCTGCACGGACGGGGCCGGCGCGAGCGACGCCCCGGTCGAGGCGTTCGGCCTGCTTCGAGGCTGCGTCGAGGCCGTGATGGAACCGACCGCGTCGGCGACCGCCATCGCCGCGGGCATCACCGCCAGCTGGGGACTGGTCCACGGCATCGCCAACCTGCTGATCGAGGACGCGATGGGCTTCATGGCGCCGCTCGACGCCGGACAACGGCAGGCCGTGATCGACGACGCGCTCGAGCGGCTGATCGGTGCCTTCGAGCGCGCCGCGTGA
- a CDS encoding ABA4-like family protein has translation MDLDAIFSFASLLALLGWVALVLSPWTPVWSDRIAAWWIPSVIAMAYTALVLVHVGRAEGGFGSLDEVARLFSSRPVLLAGWLHYLAFDLAIGAWDVREARRRSVPFAFVVPCLAATFLVGPAGFLLFVAVRAFAARRSPATA, from the coding sequence ATGGACCTCGATGCGATCTTTTCCTTCGCCAGCCTGCTGGCGCTGCTGGGGTGGGTGGCGCTGGTCCTCAGCCCGTGGACGCCGGTCTGGTCGGACCGCATCGCGGCATGGTGGATTCCGTCGGTCATCGCCATGGCCTACACGGCGCTGGTGCTGGTCCATGTCGGCCGGGCCGAGGGTGGCTTCGGGTCGCTCGACGAGGTCGCGCGGCTGTTCTCGTCGCGCCCGGTCCTGCTGGCCGGATGGCTGCACTACCTGGCGTTCGACCTGGCCATCGGCGCCTGGGACGTGCGCGAGGCGCGGCGGCGGTCCGTGCCGTTCGCCTTCGTGGTGCCCTGCCTGGCCGCGACCTTCCTCGTGGGTCCGGCGGGCTTCCTGCTGTTCGTGGCGGTGCGCGCGTTCGCGGCCCGGCGTTCGCCCGCGACCGCGTGA
- a CDS encoding DUF3606 domain-containing protein, whose product MTDDPSLRGPADGSRINLHEDHEVRYWTHRFGVTAERLEAAVKAVGVMVEDVEVWLGKST is encoded by the coding sequence ATGACTGACGACCCGAGCCTGCGTGGACCGGCCGATGGCAGCCGGATCAATCTGCACGAGGACCACGAGGTCCGGTACTGGACCCACCGCTTCGGCGTCACCGCCGAACGGCTCGAGGCCGCCGTGAAGGCCGTCGGCGTGATGGTCGAGGACGTCGAGGTCTGGCTGGGAAAGTCCACGTGA
- a CDS encoding ZIP family zinc transporter, which translates to MSPALQAGLWGLFAGGALVLGAAIAWFLTVPRRVIAGVMAFGSGVLISALAFELMDEAYRRGGLDSTGLGFVGGALVYTVVNVWLARRGARHRKRSRADLQPEEAASGGSGMAIAVGALLDGIPESIVIGLSLLQGGGVSVVAVVAIFLSNVPEGLSSAAGMRRAGRSARYVFGVWSAIAVASGAASWLGYVAFSGVSAEIVAAITAVAAGAILAMLADTMIPEAFDEAHDAAGLITVIGFFAAFMLSKLGG; encoded by the coding sequence ATCTCGCCCGCGCTGCAAGCCGGTCTTTGGGGACTGTTCGCCGGTGGGGCGCTGGTCCTGGGCGCCGCGATCGCCTGGTTCCTGACGGTCCCCCGGCGGGTGATCGCCGGCGTCATGGCGTTCGGGTCGGGCGTGCTCATCTCGGCGCTGGCCTTCGAACTGATGGACGAGGCCTACCGTCGCGGCGGCCTGGACTCGACCGGCCTGGGCTTCGTCGGCGGCGCGCTGGTCTACACCGTCGTGAACGTCTGGCTGGCACGGCGCGGGGCCCGGCATCGCAAGCGTTCGCGCGCCGACCTCCAGCCCGAAGAAGCGGCGTCCGGCGGCAGCGGCATGGCCATCGCGGTCGGCGCGCTGCTCGACGGCATTCCCGAGTCGATCGTCATCGGCCTGAGCCTGCTCCAGGGCGGCGGGGTCAGTGTGGTCGCCGTCGTCGCGATCTTCCTGTCCAACGTCCCCGAGGGCCTGTCCAGCGCCGCGGGGATGCGGCGCGCCGGGCGGTCGGCACGCTACGTGTTCGGCGTCTGGAGCGCCATCGCCGTGGCGTCCGGGGCCGCGTCGTGGCTGGGCTACGTGGCCTTCAGCGGCGTCTCCGCCGAGATCGTCGCGGCCATCACGGCCGTGGCCGCCGGTGCCATCCTGGCCATGCTGGCCGACACCATGATTCCCGAGGCGTTCGACGAGGCGCACGACGCGGCCGGCCTGATCACGGTGATCGGCTTCTTCGCGGCGTTTATGCTCTCCAAGCTGGGCGGCTGA
- a CDS encoding GNAT family N-acetyltransferase yields MNIRISRAEPARAMDLHRLLEDYFTALAIVQRDTVEDIARSLAAPGESSWLAEVDGAPAGCVALREVQVPGLPAGTTRECKRLYVRPEFRGLGIAARLLDAMERHGAATGIEWIYLDSKDDLEAALRLYAERGYRVCERYNDNPQATVFMRKRLAAGLRP; encoded by the coding sequence ATGAACATCCGAATTTCCCGTGCCGAACCAGCGCGTGCGATGGACCTGCATCGCCTGCTGGAGGACTATTTCACCGCCCTGGCGATCGTCCAGCGCGACACCGTCGAGGACATCGCCCGCTCGCTCGCCGCGCCGGGCGAGTCGTCCTGGCTCGCCGAGGTCGATGGCGCCCCGGCGGGCTGCGTCGCCCTGCGCGAGGTGCAGGTGCCGGGCCTGCCGGCGGGCACGACGCGCGAATGCAAGCGGCTCTACGTGCGCCCGGAATTCCGGGGCCTGGGCATCGCCGCGCGCCTGCTGGACGCCATGGAGCGCCATGGCGCGGCGACCGGCATCGAGTGGATCTACCTGGACAGCAAGGACGACCTTGAAGCGGCCTTGCGCCTCTACGCCGAACGTGGCTATCGGGTCTGCGAGCGCTACAACGACAACCCGCAGGCGACGGTCTTCATGCGCAAGCGCCTGGCGGCCGGCCTCAGGCCCTGA
- a CDS encoding NUDIX domain-containing protein codes for MPPVWWNEIRKQADRPPATQRVALAIDGHEVGSVAAPLLAAMCRADLPLTVAPGGTRATVRGAGSAALREIADWLRANGHAGRWRDELLAVRAAGRGPALAVVERGVARNLGLATWAVQLHARDPDHGGWWLQQRALDKATDPGRWDTVTGGLVAAGESVAQALERESWEEAGVRLAALATPPRDAGRFTVRRPVADSGTHGFMVETVHAFACSLDAGQVPVNRDGEVLRFDTFCDGRIDALVADGALTLEAAVAVALCRGVRA; via the coding sequence ATGCCGCCTGTCTGGTGGAACGAGATCAGGAAGCAGGCCGACCGGCCTCCCGCCACGCAGCGCGTCGCCCTGGCGATCGACGGCCACGAGGTCGGCTCCGTCGCCGCGCCGCTGCTGGCGGCCATGTGCCGCGCCGACCTGCCGCTCACGGTGGCGCCCGGCGGCACGCGGGCCACGGTGCGCGGCGCGGGTTCGGCGGCATTGCGCGAGATCGCCGACTGGTTGCGCGCGAACGGGCACGCCGGGCGCTGGCGCGACGAACTGCTGGCGGTGCGCGCCGCTGGCCGGGGTCCGGCGCTGGCGGTGGTCGAGCGCGGCGTGGCCCGCAACCTGGGCCTCGCCACCTGGGCCGTCCAGCTCCACGCACGCGATCCGGATCATGGGGGCTGGTGGCTGCAGCAGCGCGCGCTGGACAAGGCGACCGATCCGGGCCGGTGGGACACCGTCACGGGCGGGCTCGTGGCGGCCGGCGAATCCGTCGCGCAGGCGCTGGAACGCGAGAGCTGGGAGGAAGCCGGCGTGCGCCTAGCCGCGCTGGCGACGCCGCCGCGCGACGCCGGCCGTTTCACCGTGCGCCGGCCGGTGGCGGATTCCGGCACCCACGGCTTCATGGTGGAGACCGTCCATGCCTTCGCCTGCAGCCTGGACGCCGGGCAGGTGCCCGTGAACCGGGATGGCGAGGTGCTGCGGTTCGACACCTTCTGCGATGGCCGCATCGACGCGCTCGTCGCCGACGGGGCGCTGACGCTGGAAGCGGCGGTGGCCGTGGCCCTGTGCCGTGGGGTCAGGGCCTGA
- a CDS encoding SDR family oxidoreductase, with protein MSNLSKIVLVTGASSGIGEATARLLAVHGATVVLGARRTQRLERIVADIVAAGGTAEARVLDVTRREDVDAFAAHALARFGRIDVIVNNAGVMPLSPLAALKVDEWDRMIDVNVRGVLHGIAAVLPAMRAQGSGHVVNVASIGAHAVSPTAAVYCATKYAVWALSEGLRQEHSDLRVTTISPGVTASELADTISDERGREAMKAFRQVAISASAVARAIHFAISQPADVDTSEIVIRPTASAH; from the coding sequence GTGTCCAACCTCTCCAAGATCGTCCTCGTCACCGGCGCCAGCAGCGGCATCGGCGAGGCCACCGCGCGACTGCTGGCCGTGCACGGCGCCACCGTCGTGCTGGGCGCGCGGCGAACCCAGCGGCTCGAGCGCATCGTCGCGGACATCGTCGCGGCCGGCGGCACCGCCGAGGCCCGGGTGCTGGACGTGACCCGTCGCGAGGACGTCGACGCGTTCGCCGCCCACGCCCTGGCGCGCTTCGGGCGCATCGACGTCATCGTCAACAACGCCGGGGTGATGCCCCTGTCGCCGCTCGCCGCGCTGAAGGTGGACGAATGGGACCGGATGATCGACGTCAACGTGCGCGGCGTCCTGCACGGCATCGCGGCCGTGCTGCCGGCGATGCGGGCGCAGGGTTCGGGCCATGTCGTGAACGTCGCGTCGATCGGCGCGCACGCGGTGTCGCCGACCGCCGCGGTCTATTGCGCCACCAAGTACGCCGTCTGGGCGCTGTCCGAAGGCCTGCGGCAGGAGCATTCCGACCTCCGCGTGACGACGATCAGCCCGGGGGTGACGGCGTCCGAGCTGGCCGACACGATCTCCGACGAACGGGGCCGCGAGGCGATGAAGGCGTTCCGCCAGGTGGCCATTTCCGCGTCGGCCGTCGCGCGCGCGATCCACTTCGCGATCTCGCAGCCGGCCGATGTCGACACCAGCGAGATCGTCATCCGGCCGACCGCGAGCGCGCATTGA
- a CDS encoding LysR family transcriptional regulator: protein MDVDVNLLRFFIAVAKERNFRAAAEHLGVTRSAVSQGIRRLEDALGVALVHRSTRHVRLTEAGERLPQQIAAPLAAVGAALEEAALEGPARGLLRIAVTSIAERFLSGGLIGAFVAAHPGVTLDVTVTDDESDIVAAGFDAGVRLGEVIEQDMVAIPLTGPQRQVVVATPAYLAGHGTPRHPRDLLDHSCIGWRPAPQVAPYRWEFREDGRDFALAVAPKVTTNDMLLMIRTALAGTGLTIGMADTFRPYIDRGELVPVLEDFLPAFPGFFLYFPNRRNQPRKLRALIEHVRSPG, encoded by the coding sequence ATGGACGTCGACGTCAACCTGCTGCGCTTCTTCATCGCCGTCGCGAAGGAGCGGAATTTCCGCGCCGCCGCCGAGCACCTGGGCGTCACGCGCTCGGCCGTCAGCCAGGGCATCCGGCGGCTGGAGGACGCCCTGGGCGTCGCGCTGGTCCATCGGTCCACGCGCCACGTGCGCCTGACCGAGGCCGGCGAGCGGCTGCCCCAGCAGATCGCCGCGCCGCTCGCGGCGGTCGGCGCGGCGCTCGAGGAGGCCGCGCTCGAAGGCCCGGCGCGCGGCCTGCTGCGGATCGCGGTGACGTCGATCGCCGAGCGGTTCCTCTCCGGCGGGCTGATCGGCGCCTTCGTCGCGGCGCATCCGGGCGTGACGCTGGACGTGACCGTGACCGACGACGAATCCGACATCGTCGCCGCCGGTTTCGACGCGGGGGTGCGCCTGGGCGAGGTCATCGAACAGGACATGGTCGCGATCCCGCTCACGGGACCGCAGCGCCAGGTGGTGGTCGCGACCCCGGCCTACCTCGCCGGACACGGCACGCCGAGGCATCCGCGCGACCTCCTGGACCACTCCTGCATCGGCTGGCGGCCCGCGCCGCAGGTGGCGCCCTATCGGTGGGAATTCCGCGAGGACGGCCGTGATTTCGCGCTGGCCGTGGCGCCCAAGGTCACGACCAACGACATGCTGTTGATGATCCGCACCGCGCTCGCAGGCACCGGCCTGACGATCGGCATGGCGGACACGTTCAGGCCGTACATCGATCGTGGCGAACTGGTCCCGGTGCTGGAGGACTTCCTGCCGGCCTTCCCCGGCTTCTTCCTGTACTTTCCCAACCGCCGCAACCAGCCCCGCAAATTGCGGGCCCTGATCGAGCACGTGAGATCGCCCGGCTGA
- a CDS encoding FadR family transcriptional regulator has translation MEDLSRSPDTRRLYHLIADKLRVLIQRGDHPEGSRLPPERDLAQQLGVSRPSLREALIALEIEGTVEIRMGSGVYVCSQASRRPGAAIAMGESPAELMQARAALEGTVVVLACAHATPRALTRIHESVEGMRADIDAGRDILAHDREFHVRIAEMSGNSVLVTLVGMLFDERQGALASHMRKRLEGRPTAHAALAEHERIYRCLRAGDPLAAEASMRSHIGAAADRWVTP, from the coding sequence ATGGAAGACCTTTCCCGATCGCCCGACACCCGCCGTCTCTATCACCTGATCGCCGACAAGCTGCGCGTGCTCATCCAGCGGGGCGATCACCCCGAGGGCAGCCGCCTGCCGCCGGAGCGCGACCTCGCGCAGCAACTGGGCGTGTCGCGGCCGTCGCTGCGCGAGGCGCTGATCGCCCTGGAGATCGAGGGCACGGTGGAGATCCGGATGGGCTCGGGCGTCTACGTGTGCTCACAGGCGTCGCGACGCCCGGGCGCCGCCATCGCAATGGGCGAGAGCCCCGCCGAACTGATGCAGGCGCGGGCCGCCCTGGAAGGCACGGTCGTCGTCCTGGCCTGCGCCCACGCGACCCCGCGCGCCCTGACGCGCATCCACGAGAGCGTCGAGGGCATGCGCGCGGACATCGACGCGGGCCGCGACATCCTGGCCCACGACCGTGAATTCCACGTCCGCATCGCCGAGATGAGCGGCAACTCGGTGCTGGTCACGCTGGTCGGCATGCTGTTCGACGAACGCCAGGGCGCGCTCGCGAGCCACATGCGCAAGCGCCTGGAAGGCCGGCCCACCGCGCACGCCGCCCTGGCGGAACACGAGCGGATCTACCGCTGCCTGCGCGCGGGCGACCCGCTGGCCGCCGAAGCCTCGATGCGCTCGCACATCGGCGCCGCCGCCGACCGCTGGGTCACGCCCTGA
- a CDS encoding zinc-binding alcohol dehydrogenase family protein encodes MLTVICETPGTLRAEQRERPVRGEGDVLLRVKRVGVCGTDLHIFTGNQPFLQYPRVMGHELSGIVEEAVPGGRLRVGDVCYVMPYLSCGRCVACRQGKTNCCVNIQVLGVHRDGAFTEYLSLPEAFVHQAEGVTLDQAAMVEFLAIGAHGVRRGDVQPGQRVLVVGAGPIGMATMIFARMRGGVVTAIDGRQDRLDFCRRELGVADAVALGEGDEARLREITDGEFFDVVFDATGNGKAIERGFGFVAHGGTYVLISVVRDTITFSDPEFHKRETTLLGSRNATTEDFETVIAAMRDGLVPTAALNTHRLALADVPRDFAQLLDPTRGVVKAIVEV; translated from the coding sequence ATGCTGACCGTCATCTGCGAAACCCCCGGAACACTGCGCGCCGAGCAACGCGAGCGCCCCGTGCGCGGCGAAGGCGACGTGCTGCTGCGCGTGAAGCGCGTGGGCGTCTGCGGGACCGACCTGCACATCTTCACCGGCAACCAGCCTTTCCTCCAGTATCCGAGGGTCATGGGCCACGAGCTCTCGGGCATCGTGGAGGAGGCGGTACCGGGCGGCCGGCTGCGGGTGGGCGACGTGTGCTACGTGATGCCCTACCTGTCGTGCGGCCGGTGCGTGGCCTGCCGCCAGGGCAAGACCAACTGCTGCGTGAACATCCAGGTGCTGGGCGTGCACCGCGACGGCGCCTTCACCGAATACCTCAGCCTGCCGGAAGCCTTCGTGCACCAGGCCGAGGGCGTCACGCTGGACCAGGCCGCGATGGTGGAATTCCTCGCCATCGGCGCCCACGGCGTGCGCCGTGGGGATGTCCAGCCCGGCCAGCGGGTGCTGGTCGTCGGCGCCGGGCCGATCGGCATGGCCACCATGATCTTCGCCCGCATGCGCGGCGGCGTGGTAACCGCCATCGACGGCCGGCAGGACCGCCTGGACTTCTGCCGCCGCGAACTCGGCGTGGCCGATGCGGTCGCGCTGGGGGAGGGCGACGAGGCGCGCCTGCGCGAGATCACCGACGGCGAGTTCTTCGACGTCGTCTTCGACGCCACCGGCAACGGCAAGGCGATCGAGCGCGGGTTCGGCTTCGTGGCGCACGGCGGCACCTACGTCCTGATCTCGGTGGTGCGCGACACCATCACCTTCTCCGACCCCGAGTTCCACAAGCGCGAGACGACGCTGCTGGGCAGCCGCAACGCCACCACGGAGGATTTCGAGACCGTGATCGCCGCCATGCGCGACGGCCTCGTGCCCACGGCGGCGCTGAACACCCATCGCCTGGCGCTGGCCGACGTGCCCCGTGATTTCGCCCAGCTGCTCGATCCGACGCGCGGCGTGGTCAAGGCGATCGTGGAAGTCTGA
- a CDS encoding mannitol dehydrogenase family protein, with translation MVQPILQFGTSRFLQAHVDLFVHEALAGVGGAGDALGGITVVQTTDRPASAARVAALASGAGYPVRIRGLARGERVDRTVACTAVREAWQAAARWPALRAAMAGGEVQVVVSNTADRGYLPDERDGPAALAAGAPAPHGFPAKLLVLLHGRWTAAPAEALTLLPCELVARNGDVLRDVVRDLARGWGLGADFDAWLTGHCVWGNSLVDRIVSEAIEPVGAVAEPYAAWVVERQSGLRLPCTHPAIVLTDDLAFYERLKLFLLNAGHTWLAERWLRDGGAPGATVREAMADATLRGGLEAVWADEILPVFGALGVAARAQADAYLTDVRERFENPFLDHRIADIAQNHAQKKQRRFGPIVALAAQRAPHLAQPGLAAALASG, from the coding sequence ATGGTCCAGCCCATCCTCCAGTTCGGCACCAGCCGCTTCCTGCAGGCGCACGTCGACCTGTTCGTGCACGAGGCGCTCGCGGGTGTCGGCGGCGCCGGCGACGCGCTCGGCGGCATCACCGTGGTGCAGACCACCGATCGCCCCGCCAGCGCCGCCCGCGTGGCGGCGCTGGCGTCGGGCGCCGGGTATCCGGTGCGCATCCGGGGCCTCGCCCGGGGCGAGCGCGTGGACCGCACCGTCGCGTGCACGGCGGTGCGCGAGGCCTGGCAGGCCGCCGCCCGGTGGCCCGCGCTGCGCGCCGCGATGGCCGGGGGCGAGGTGCAGGTGGTGGTCTCCAACACCGCGGACCGGGGCTACCTTCCGGACGAGCGCGACGGCCCGGCGGCCCTGGCCGCGGGCGCGCCCGCGCCGCACGGCTTTCCCGCCAAGCTGCTGGTGCTTCTGCACGGCCGCTGGACGGCCGCGCCGGCCGAGGCGCTGACCCTGCTGCCGTGCGAACTGGTGGCGCGCAACGGCGACGTGCTGCGCGACGTGGTCCGCGACCTCGCGCGTGGGTGGGGACTGGGCGCCGACTTCGACGCGTGGCTGACGGGCCATTGCGTCTGGGGCAATTCCCTGGTCGACCGCATCGTCTCCGAGGCCATCGAGCCGGTCGGCGCGGTCGCCGAGCCCTATGCCGCCTGGGTCGTCGAGCGCCAGAGCGGCCTACGCCTGCCGTGCACCCACCCCGCGATCGTGCTGACCGACGACCTGGCGTTCTACGAGCGGCTCAAGCTGTTCCTGCTCAACGCCGGCCACACCTGGCTCGCCGAACGCTGGCTGCGCGACGGCGGGGCGCCCGGCGCGACCGTGCGCGAAGCGATGGCCGACGCCACGCTGCGCGGCGGGCTGGAGGCGGTGTGGGCCGACGAGATCCTGCCGGTGTTCGGCGCGCTGGGAGTCGCCGCCCGTGCGCAGGCCGACGCCTACCTGACCGACGTGCGGGAGCGCTTCGAGAATCCGTTCCTCGACCACCGCATCGCCGACATCGCGCAGAACCACGCGCAGAAGAAGCAGCGCCGCTTCGGCCCCATCGTGGCGCTGGCGGCCCAGCGCGCGCCGCACCTGGCCCAGCCCGGGCTCGCGGCGGCGCTGGCCTCCGGCTGA
- a CDS encoding UxaA family hydrolase yields the protein MAITHDSGCGMRGTGKGLARPRRNLRGPADHPDVRRRARDRTGREVDQIAPPGDTLAAPEPGMSAALTIQDEGGTRATIARGRERPQGMLARANLARRRPVPWRHRVVGLQCGGSDGRSVVSAAPALGAAVPCSSRRPFRPCCAPSRS from the coding sequence GTGGCGATCACGCACGACAGCGGCTGCGGCATGCGCGGGACCGGCAAGGGACTGGCGCGGCCGCGGCGGAACCTGCGCGGGCCTGCCGACCACCCCGATGTTCGCCGGCGTGCACGCGATCGGACCGGGCGCGAGGTCGACCAGATCGCGCCGCCGGGCGACACGCTCGCGGCCCCGGAGCCGGGGATGTCCGCCGCGCTCACGATCCAGGACGAAGGCGGAACGCGCGCGACCATCGCGCGGGGCCGTGAACGGCCGCAGGGCATGTTGGCGCGAGCCAACCTGGCGCGGCGACGTCCCGTTCCCTGGCGTCACCGGGTGGTCGGGCTGCAGTGCGGCGGCTCCGACGGCCGCTCGGTCGTCAGCGCCGCTCCGGCCCTGGGTGCGGCGGTCCCCTGCTCGTCGCGCCGGCCGTTCAGACCCTGCTGCGCGCCATCGCGCTCCTGA